A region from the Helicobacter kayseriensis genome encodes:
- a CDS encoding chorismate mutase: MSQMIENLRLEIDQIDDEIIRLLHHRLALASQIGKIKGQIQQEIKDFQREEAIIQRLESKGLLSKKQIQLIYQNIFLLTQQIQEESHAVSSN, encoded by the coding sequence ATGTCTCAAATGATAGAGAATCTGCGTTTGGAGATAGATCAGATTGATGATGAAATTATAAGACTCTTGCATCATCGCTTGGCATTGGCCTCTCAAATTGGGAAGATTAAAGGTCAAATTCAACAAGAAATCAAGGATTTTCAAAGGGAAGAAGCGATCATTCAGCGTCTAGAATCAAAAGGACTTCTATCCAAAAAACAAATTCAGCTCATTTATCAAAATATTTTTCTGCTCACGCAGCAGATTCAAGAGGAAAGTCATGCAGTTTCGTCCAATTAA
- the fliD gene encoding flagellar filament capping protein FliD encodes MAVGKLSSLGVGSNVLNYDVIEKLRKADEKAMVDPIDKKMKENVEKQAELASIISMLGGVNSEAKILSDYSSFIKRKTEVIGEGLRASASPGVPIQDISVEIKQVAKNDINEVGTKFESRESVFTEEDTVLAFSARGHRYKIKIPAGTTLQEVAQLVTDKSGGNAIGMVMKTGGANPYQLMINSKETGEENRIYFGSTLQSEAIKGGALTLGEGDLEIVLKDVNGLDQSVLIQLPQTPESSKSSDNAQAIKEAIKEAIAQNPDLADLLGKDINIGIGVGGTSLVINDRRGYQVQVFGSLAKEIGFKQTETEIDPIVLGSKPVEGGKLEGKISLGSVPLDLSELTKRGNTGAQNAQAIADAFNNIGGLFVHVDDQGRLVVNTNEGDVFIKADDEAGKKALGQIGLREGSFAEYSKTQEGIFKLKNIQAGQDAELMYNGVKVIRPKNEIDDVVSGVKLELVSPTPEGKPAIVSITADNENIIEVVKSFVEKYNELMPKLAEVTRYDPETGIAGIFNGVSFVRMIRSSINQIFSAISGSGSDIKSLVKYGLSLDDNKISFDEAKLADALRADPDGVKDFFVGIDKAVLGKDTRVGGVFRELNERIDSMIKGSNSSLKLYEQTLTRDDKRYREDRKKTMERLDARYNSMAERFAAYDSQIAKTNGSFNSVQMMIDQATRK; translated from the coding sequence ATGGCTGTAGGGAAGCTTAGCTCTTTAGGGGTGGGGAGTAATGTTTTAAATTATGATGTCATTGAAAAGCTTAGAAAAGCTGATGAAAAGGCGATGGTCGATCCTATCGACAAAAAAATGAAAGAAAATGTCGAAAAACAAGCAGAACTCGCATCAATCATCTCTATGCTAGGGGGAGTTAATTCTGAAGCAAAGATCCTTTCTGATTATTCTTCATTTATCAAAAGGAAAACTGAGGTTATTGGAGAAGGCTTGAGAGCAAGCGCAAGTCCTGGTGTCCCAATCCAAGATATTAGCGTGGAAATCAAGCAAGTTGCAAAGAATGATATCAATGAGGTGGGCACAAAGTTTGAATCAAGAGAATCTGTTTTTACTGAAGAAGATACTGTGCTTGCCTTTAGCGCAAGAGGTCATCGTTATAAAATCAAAATTCCTGCAGGTACAACTCTACAAGAAGTTGCTCAACTTGTGACAGATAAATCAGGGGGGAATGCTATAGGGATGGTGATGAAAACAGGGGGAGCCAATCCCTATCAATTGATGATTAATTCAAAAGAAACTGGAGAAGAAAATCGAATCTATTTTGGATCAACTTTGCAGTCTGAAGCAATCAAGGGCGGAGCTCTAACTTTGGGCGAGGGGGATTTAGAAATTGTCTTAAAAGATGTGAATGGCCTTGATCAATCAGTGCTTATTCAGCTTCCACAAACTCCAGAATCAAGCAAATCAAGCGATAATGCACAAGCTATCAAAGAAGCTATCAAAGAAGCTATCGCCCAAAATCCTGATTTGGCAGACTTATTGGGAAAAGATATTAATATTGGAATCGGGGTAGGTGGAACTTCTTTGGTAATCAATGATCGAAGGGGTTATCAAGTTCAGGTTTTTGGGAGCTTGGCAAAAGAAATAGGCTTCAAGCAGACAGAGACAGAAATTGATCCGATTGTTTTGGGAAGCAAGCCAGTTGAGGGGGGAAAACTAGAGGGAAAAATCAGCTTAGGATCAGTTCCTCTAGATTTGTCTGAATTGACCAAGCGAGGTAATACAGGAGCGCAAAATGCTCAAGCGATTGCTGATGCATTTAATAATATCGGTGGACTTTTTGTGCATGTAGATGATCAGGGGAGATTGGTTGTCAATACCAATGAGGGGGATGTATTTATTAAAGCAGATGATGAAGCGGGTAAAAAAGCTTTGGGGCAAATAGGGCTAAGAGAAGGGAGTTTTGCTGAATATAGCAAAACCCAAGAAGGGATTTTTAAGCTCAAAAACATCCAAGCAGGACAAGATGCAGAGTTGATGTATAACGGAGTGAAGGTCATACGTCCCAAAAATGAGATTGATGATGTTGTGAGTGGGGTGAAGCTTGAGCTTGTGAGTCCTACTCCAGAGGGAAAACCTGCTATTGTGAGCATCACTGCAGATAATGAAAACATTATTGAGGTAGTTAAGAGTTTTGTTGAAAAATACAATGAGTTGATGCCAAAGCTTGCTGAGGTTACAAGATATGATCCTGAAACAGGAATAGCAGGGATTTTCAATGGTGTAAGTTTTGTGCGCATGATTCGCTCTTCTATCAATCAAATATTTTCTGCGATTTCTGGAAGTGGAAGCGATATCAAAAGTTTGGTTAAATATGGTTTGAGTTTGGACGATAATAAAATTAGCTTTGATGAAGCAAAGCTTGCAGATGCACTTAGAGCTGATCCTGATGGAGTAAAAGACTTCTTTGTGGGTATAGATAAGGCAGTATTGGGTAAAGATACGCGTGTAGGTGGTGTGTTTAGAGAGTTAAATGAGAGAATTGATTCGATGATTAAGGGATCTAATTCTTCATTAAAGCTTTATGAGCAAACATTGACGCGTGATGATAAGCGCTATAGGGAAGATCGTAAAAAAACGATGGAAAGACTTGATGCGCGATACAACTCAATGGCGGAGCGCTTTGCAGCTTATGATAGTCAAATTGCTAAAACAAACGGATCTTTTAATAGTGTACAAATGATGATTGATCAGGCCACAAGGAAGTAA
- the bioD gene encoding dethiobiotin synthase → MKVFFVSGVDTDVGKTFVAHHLVEKLQSRSIKAIAIKPIETGIAFNASDRLIHLKSAQKILPNLRLEDINLYSFESPCAPYVADLQGMICLDNLYKQIEGFRGKVDVLIIEGAGGLFVPIYKDFFMVSLAMELQERFESMSLIVCDDKLGMINRFLSAKFILDSLKLRFIFFINIRDQQNFEKINLPFMRHFDFETQFDSLIEKML, encoded by the coding sequence ATGAAAGTTTTTTTTGTTAGTGGGGTTGATACAGATGTGGGCAAAACTTTTGTTGCACATCATCTTGTTGAGAAACTACAAAGCCGATCAATCAAAGCCATTGCGATTAAGCCCATAGAAACCGGAATAGCTTTCAATGCTTCTGATCGACTCATTCATTTAAAAAGTGCTCAAAAAATCCTTCCAAATCTAAGGCTTGAGGATATTAATCTCTACTCTTTTGAGTCTCCTTGCGCTCCTTATGTGGCTGATCTTCAAGGCATGATTTGTTTGGACAACCTTTATAAGCAGATTGAGGGTTTTAGGGGAAAGGTAGATGTTTTGATAATAGAAGGGGCTGGTGGGCTATTTGTTCCAATTTATAAAGATTTTTTTATGGTTTCTTTGGCAATGGAGCTTCAAGAGCGCTTTGAATCAATGAGTTTGATTGTGTGTGATGATAAATTAGGAATGATTAATCGCTTTTTGAGTGCTAAATTTATTTTAGATTCTTTAAAATTGCGCTTTATATTTTTTATCAATATAAGAGATCAACAAAATTTTGAGAAAATTAATCTCCCTTTTATGCGTCATTTTGATTTTGAGACGCAATTTGATTCTTTGATTGAAAAAATGTTATGA
- a CDS encoding chorismate-binding protein encodes MKFSIFGDWAYSCLEEELVAHSFEELQEAFKRLEEYQKKFFCVGYVSYEAHKALSDRLFISSSPLLYFGVFSCRERLKIPPINDLFFPFDSNFLDEETYVQKIKALREQIAFGNTYQGNFTTFFEFKTTIPSLHLFYLLIQKQNTAYKAYLPTPFGEILSFSPELFFCIQEGKILTRPMKGTMPRGSDPQEDEANKRFLSQDIKNRSENVMIVDLLRNDLSKVIQNGTLEVKKLFEIETYPTLFQMTSTIEGKVREDQGLFEIFQALFPCGSITGAPKKITIEILESLEQSQRGVYCGAIGVLQKDSVVFSIPIRTIIKNDLHCRYGVGSGIVWDSLPDEEYAELQTKMKFLKQQVKFSLLETILYTPHQEIQEFLEIPQGMTFLSSHLKRLKEGAKRLGIKYTDHLSQELQSFSFEEKKIIRVLLTQSGESKIEILPYEEVKSRVITLQEKHQRSDLDIFKTTLGKDVKYLNENGLFDEVYHRDGILLEGMRSNLVLELEDGLFTPKFENQILRGICRDILLEKGVIQERVLRVEDLKRAKRIFCINSVRGVVEVNLL; translated from the coding sequence ATGAAATTTAGTATTTTTGGAGATTGGGCTTATTCTTGTTTAGAAGAAGAATTGGTTGCACACTCTTTTGAAGAGCTTCAGGAGGCATTTAAAAGGCTAGAGGAATATCAAAAAAAGTTTTTTTGTGTGGGTTATGTGAGCTATGAAGCACATAAAGCACTCTCTGATAGGCTTTTTATCTCTTCCTCTCCGTTGTTGTATTTTGGTGTCTTTTCTTGCCGTGAAAGGCTTAAAATTCCCCCAATCAATGATCTTTTTTTTCCTTTTGATTCAAACTTTTTAGATGAAGAAACATATGTCCAAAAAATCAAAGCCCTAAGAGAGCAAATCGCATTTGGCAATACCTATCAAGGAAACTTTACGACTTTTTTTGAATTTAAAACCACAATCCCATCACTCCATCTTTTCTATCTTTTGATTCAAAAACAAAATACTGCTTATAAGGCTTATTTACCTACTCCTTTTGGAGAGATTTTGAGTTTTTCTCCAGAATTGTTTTTTTGTATTCAAGAGGGGAAAATTTTGACACGCCCAATGAAGGGAACAATGCCAAGGGGATCTGATCCTCAAGAGGATGAGGCCAACAAAAGATTTTTGTCTCAAGATATTAAAAATCGTAGTGAGAATGTGATGATTGTGGATCTTTTGAGAAATGATCTGAGTAAAGTCATCCAAAATGGCACTCTTGAAGTGAAAAAATTGTTTGAGATAGAGACTTATCCGACGCTTTTTCAGATGACTTCTACGATTGAGGGAAAAGTGCGTGAAGATCAGGGGTTATTTGAGATCTTTCAAGCTCTTTTTCCTTGTGGGTCAATCACTGGCGCTCCCAAAAAGATCACCATAGAGATTTTGGAATCTTTAGAGCAAAGCCAAAGAGGTGTATATTGCGGAGCAATTGGGGTATTGCAAAAAGATTCTGTTGTTTTTTCAATCCCTATTCGCACAATTATTAAAAACGATCTGCATTGTCGCTATGGGGTGGGAAGTGGGATCGTGTGGGATAGTCTGCCTGATGAGGAGTATGCAGAATTGCAGACAAAGATGAAGTTTTTAAAACAACAAGTAAAGTTCTCTCTTCTTGAGACGATTCTTTATACCCCACATCAAGAGATTCAAGAATTTCTAGAAATCCCCCAAGGAATGACATTTCTTTCATCTCACTTAAAACGTCTAAAAGAGGGTGCCAAAAGATTAGGGATCAAGTATACAGATCATCTCTCTCAGGAATTGCAATCCTTTAGTTTTGAGGAGAAAAAAATCATTCGTGTTTTGCTTACTCAAAGTGGGGAATCAAAAATTGAGATCTTGCCTTATGAGGAGGTGAAATCTCGTGTAATCACTTTGCAAGAAAAGCATCAAAGAAGTGATTTAGATATTTTCAAAACAACGCTTGGCAAAGATGTGAAATATCTCAATGAAAATGGATTGTTTGATGAGGTTTATCATCGTGATGGAATCTTGCTTGAAGGGATGCGGAGCAACCTTGTCTTAGAGCTTGAAGATGGGCTTTTTACACCTAAATTTGAAAATCAAATTTTGCGAGGAATATGTCGTGATATTTTGCTAGAAAAGGGAGTGATCCAAGAGAGGGTGTTGAGAGTGGAAGATTTAAAAAGGGCTAAGAGGATTTTTTGCATAAATTCTGTGCGTGGGGTAGTGGAGGTTAATCTACTTTGA
- a CDS encoding flagellar protein FlaG, whose product MLELRQNISLAQEKILDLAKQYGGTEIGSRQVLEKRHDTEEDKKLREELQSLTQKFNQEMRKLGTDISFNYDDTIEGLLVVVKDVESQKVIREIPSKEAIELMKKMHDLVGAIFNKQG is encoded by the coding sequence ATGCTTGAATTGAGACAAAATATTTCTTTGGCACAAGAGAAGATTTTGGATTTGGCCAAGCAGTATGGAGGGACAGAGATTGGATCTAGGCAGGTGTTGGAAAAAAGGCACGATACTGAGGAAGATAAAAAACTCAGAGAAGAACTACAATCTCTTACTCAAAAGTTTAATCAGGAAATGAGGAAGCTGGGGACAGATATTAGTTTTAATTATGATGATACAATTGAGGGTTTGTTGGTTGTGGTTAAGGATGTGGAGAGTCAAAAGGTGATTCGAGAAATTCCATCAAAGGAAGCGATTGAGCTAATGAAGAAAATGCATGATTTAGTCGGTGCAATTTTCAATAAGCAAGGGTAA
- a CDS encoding cell division ATP-binding protein FtsE yields the protein MSVVIEAKKLELFYKKNEPVIKEADFRIYKKDFVFVVGESGSGKSTLLKSLYGALSVRGGNLSVGGINMKKPSKSDILKLRKNIGIVFQDYKLIEEWSVEKNVMLPMQINGYAKELCVQKTQKLLAHTKMSHKASKYPLELSGGEQQRVAMARALAHNPFLILADEPTGNLDEYSSSLVWNLLKGANEQLGITVVVVTHQIPAMLDIASKRLQIEDGMVYEFH from the coding sequence TTGAGTGTAGTGATTGAGGCAAAAAAGCTTGAATTGTTTTATAAAAAAAATGAACCCGTGATCAAAGAGGCAGATTTTAGAATCTATAAAAAAGATTTTGTCTTTGTTGTTGGTGAAAGTGGAAGTGGTAAGAGCACATTGCTTAAGTCCCTTTATGGGGCATTGAGTGTAAGAGGAGGTAATCTAAGTGTAGGGGGGATCAATATGAAAAAACCTTCTAAAAGCGATATTTTGAAGCTGCGAAAAAACATCGGGATTGTGTTTCAAGATTACAAATTGATTGAAGAGTGGAGTGTGGAGAAGAATGTGATGCTTCCTATGCAAATCAATGGCTATGCTAAAGAACTTTGTGTGCAAAAAACACAAAAACTTCTAGCTCATACTAAAATGAGTCACAAAGCCTCTAAATATCCACTTGAGCTAAGTGGTGGAGAACAGCAAAGAGTTGCGATGGCAAGGGCTTTGGCGCATAATCCATTTTTGATTTTGGCAGATGAGCCGACAGGAAATCTGGATGAGTATTCTTCAAGTTTGGTTTGGAATTTATTGAAGGGTGCCAATGAACAGTTAGGGATTACTGTGGTTGTTGTTACGCATCAGATTCCTGCAATGCTTGATATCGCAAGCAAAAGACTTCAAATAGAGGATGGGATGGTTTATGAATTTCATTAA
- the lysA gene encoding diaminopimelate decarboxylase: MDFASLARAYGTPLYVYDFDRLRENFLNFRQAFSGRKSLICYALKANSNLSILKFLASLGAGADCVSIGEVRRALLAGIERYKIIFSGVGKRDDEIEEALREGVLFINLESFQEMQRVEKIAQDLKLIARVSVRVNPNIDAKTHPYISTGLHENKFGVEIEQAKEMYLYIKNSPFLEAVGIHFHIGSQICDLDPILQASQKIAQLYRSLLALGLEIKFFDVGGGIGISYQEEQIISLYDYAQGILASLGENEPTIICEAGRRIVGDCGVFLTQVIGEKKNGDKRFVIVDGAMNDLMRPSLYGAIHQPTLLKDQQGEQSRCDIVGPICESGDYLAKDILLPSTQAGDIIAFANAGAYGMSMSSQYNSRLRAAEVAISQGEVFLVKSREKFEDLIQKEVECLK, encoded by the coding sequence ATGGATTTTGCATCTCTTGCGCGCGCGTATGGCACTCCTTTGTATGTATATGATTTTGATCGACTGAGGGAAAATTTTTTAAACTTCAGACAGGCTTTTAGTGGAAGAAAATCATTGATTTGTTATGCCCTTAAGGCCAACTCCAATCTTTCTATTTTGAAGTTTTTGGCTTCTTTGGGTGCTGGTGCAGATTGTGTGAGTATTGGAGAAGTGCGTCGTGCGCTTTTGGCAGGTATTGAGCGCTATAAGATTATTTTTAGTGGCGTAGGGAAAAGGGATGATGAGATTGAGGAGGCACTAAGAGAGGGGGTTTTGTTTATCAATCTTGAATCTTTTCAAGAAATGCAACGCGTTGAAAAGATCGCCCAAGATCTCAAACTGATAGCAAGGGTTTCTGTAAGAGTGAATCCCAATATCGATGCCAAAACCCATCCTTATATTTCTACAGGACTTCATGAAAATAAATTTGGAGTAGAAATCGAGCAAGCCAAAGAAATGTATCTTTATATCAAAAACTCTCCATTTTTGGAGGCTGTGGGGATACATTTTCATATTGGATCACAGATTTGCGACCTTGATCCCATCCTGCAAGCATCCCAAAAAATTGCTCAACTTTATCGTTCTCTTTTGGCACTAGGGCTAGAGATCAAATTTTTTGATGTGGGGGGAGGGATTGGAATCTCCTATCAAGAAGAGCAGATTATTTCTCTTTATGATTATGCACAAGGGATTCTTGCAAGTCTTGGAGAAAATGAGCCGACTATTATTTGTGAGGCTGGGAGGAGAATTGTAGGGGATTGTGGTGTATTTCTTACTCAAGTGATTGGGGAGAAAAAAAATGGAGATAAGCGCTTTGTGATTGTGGATGGGGCGATGAATGATTTGATGCGTCCTTCACTTTATGGAGCGATTCACCAACCCACTTTACTCAAAGATCAACAAGGGGAACAGTCACGATGTGATATTGTGGGACCAATTTGTGAGAGCGGAGATTATCTTGCAAAAGATATTTTGCTTCCCTCAACTCAAGCTGGAGATATCATCGCTTTTGCCAATGCTGGAGCATATGGGATGAGTATGTCTAGTCAGTATAATTCGCGTCTAAGAGCTGCAGAGGTGGCGATCTCTCAAGGAGAGGTTTTTTTGGTCAAATCAAGAGAAAAATTTGAAGATTTAATACAAAAGGAGGTGGAATGTCTCAAATGA
- a CDS encoding FtsX-like permease family protein, with translation MNFIKRHLSLIYPLVMLLFSFESAVLVQRAVEEHEKKLSQDYSIVIASKQELNAQLLSSKIRYFKEIKPIDPQIVLKSLEHTISAENLAFLKSELPLFYSMTLDIFPNQSQLKNISNTLLSIQGVEKVELFAKTHSKVYRLLLLLKKSIVFFGTLLGILSILLMVKQVEIWHLQHSKRMEIMSYLGAPSWMKNKILFKLALIDSAVSSLLVIGGVFYILNRDEFASVLESLEISNVVFSPVGDFISLLVISVCISILSALVVIIRQKDY, from the coding sequence ATGAATTTCATTAAAAGGCATTTATCGTTAATTTATCCGCTTGTGATGCTTTTGTTTAGCTTTGAGAGTGCAGTATTGGTCCAAAGAGCTGTAGAGGAGCATGAAAAAAAACTTTCTCAAGATTACTCTATTGTGATTGCTTCTAAGCAAGAGTTAAATGCTCAACTCTTGTCTTCTAAGATTCGATATTTTAAAGAGATTAAACCGATTGATCCTCAGATTGTTTTAAAAAGTTTGGAGCACACAATTTCGGCAGAAAATTTGGCTTTTTTGAAATCTGAGCTTCCCTTGTTTTATTCGATGACGCTTGATATTTTTCCTAATCAATCTCAGCTAAAAAATATCAGCAATACTCTGCTTTCTATCCAAGGTGTCGAAAAAGTGGAGCTTTTTGCAAAAACTCATTCAAAAGTTTATCGCTTGCTCCTTCTTTTGAAAAAGAGCATTGTTTTCTTTGGGACGCTTCTTGGGATTTTAAGTATTTTGCTGATGGTAAAGCAGGTTGAAATCTGGCATTTGCAACATTCAAAAAGAATGGAGATTATGAGTTATCTTGGAGCACCTAGCTGGATGAAAAATAAGATTTTATTTAAGCTTGCTTTGATTGATTCTGCGGTTTCTTCTTTGCTTGTTATTGGTGGAGTTTTTTATATTCTCAATCGAGATGAGTTTGCATCAGTCTTGGAATCTTTAGAGATTAGCAATGTTGTATTTTCTCCTGTTGGTGATTTTATTTCGCTTTTGGTGATTTCAGTTTGTATTTCCATACTCTCAGCTTTGGTTGTTATTATTCGTCAAAAGGATTATTAA
- a CDS encoding DUF2156 domain-containing protein — MQFRPIKLDDRDHILALQDRSEMPLSDFNFTNLWIWRFAREIAIVEVEGCLIIRTTYPQSEPYYFFPLGENYPKALEVFLESCPNAKFKSLTLAQSLYLKERFGLESQANRDRFDYVYSIPELIALSGRKYHKKKNHLNKFLTSYPAFVFEIMESRHIDELRAVYHQWYEANPRKDEALEAEKRGIESILQDFEILSQTTGDGLFGLKGGLLRVDGEIVAFSFGEAISQESIVVHIEKANTAYNGVFQAINQQFLEHLWGAFMWANREEDLGIEGLRKAKLSYQPTHLLEKYEI, encoded by the coding sequence ATGCAGTTTCGTCCAATTAAGCTAGATGATAGAGATCATATCCTTGCGCTCCAAGATCGGAGTGAAATGCCTTTATCGGATTTTAATTTTACTAATTTGTGGATTTGGAGATTTGCTAGAGAGATTGCTATAGTTGAGGTGGAGGGGTGTTTGATCATTCGCACAACATATCCTCAAAGTGAGCCTTATTATTTTTTTCCTTTGGGAGAAAATTATCCTAAAGCCCTTGAGGTATTTTTAGAATCATGTCCTAATGCAAAATTTAAATCCTTGACTTTAGCACAATCACTGTATTTAAAAGAGCGATTCGGACTTGAATCTCAGGCTAATCGCGATCGTTTTGATTATGTCTATAGCATTCCTGAGCTTATTGCTCTTAGTGGAAGAAAATATCATAAGAAAAAAAATCACCTCAATAAATTTTTGACCTCCTATCCTGCTTTTGTTTTTGAGATTATGGAATCTAGACACATTGATGAGTTGCGCGCAGTGTATCATCAATGGTATGAGGCTAATCCTCGAAAGGATGAGGCTTTGGAGGCTGAGAAAAGGGGGATTGAATCAATTTTACAAGATTTTGAGATTCTCTCTCAGACTACAGGGGATGGATTATTTGGTTTGAAGGGTGGATTATTGCGGGTTGATGGAGAGATTGTAGCTTTTTCTTTTGGGGAGGCGATTTCTCAAGAGAGTATTGTTGTGCATATTGAAAAAGCCAATACGGCTTATAATGGAGTATTTCAAGCCATCAATCAGCAGTTTTTGGAACATTTATGGGGAGCATTTATGTGGGCTAATCGTGAGGAGGATTTGGGGATTGAGGGATTGCGCAAGGCAAAGTTAAGCTATCAACCTACACATCTGCTAGAGAAGTATGAAATTTAG
- the fliS gene encoding flagellar export chaperone FliS, with the protein MRGNAYHLYQQNAVSIESPAKLIEMLYEGILRFSAQAKRYIELDDIEKKIYYINKTTDIFSELLNILDYDRGGEVAHYLSGLYTHQIKLLAQANIRNDETKIDTVMRVARGLLEAWREINHHELAR; encoded by the coding sequence ATGCGAGGAAATGCTTATCATCTATATCAACAAAATGCAGTTTCAATTGAATCTCCTGCAAAGTTGATTGAAATGCTTTATGAAGGGATTTTGAGATTCTCTGCCCAAGCAAAGCGTTATATTGAATTGGACGATATTGAAAAAAAAATCTATTACATTAACAAAACGACAGATATCTTTAGTGAACTTCTCAATATTCTTGATTATGATCGTGGAGGAGAGGTTGCACACTACTTATCTGGACTTTATACGCATCAAATTAAACTTTTGGCTCAAGCAAATATTAGAAATGATGAAACAAAAATTGATACAGTGATGCGTGTAGCAAGGGGACTGCTTGAAGCTTGGAGAGAGATTAATCATCATGAGTTGGCTAGATAA
- a CDS encoding murein hydrolase activator EnvC family protein: MRLVVGILAIIIGLNAQNVDNAIKKNQAKIQKNIKEQDRISAKIKELGKQISFQNNELKSLVDEIQILEKEIEDNQGKFLEEEKEFKLAKNRSDELHKRNMDIQSQITKLIAQELAFRVIVSDKQPTSSEDIVLSELFGALSKNAKTSIASLTDEKKKIGVEIQEISKKMQALQGVIKQQNQRRTKLQEGVKRSNVLIAKLEKDLKAYDERMSKIAQERRNLDEILEQLNIRKQNEKRKDIQKKDEAKTQIAKKDRVAPLDVRRMGSSYRQVSTMHYRGRKTIAPLDTYAIEQRFGTYFDPVYKIKVFNESVILSPKKANSNVKNVMDGKVVFAKETPVLKKVVIIEHANQMHTIYAYLDKIAPTIRPGLRIKRGYIIGKVNERLGFEVTQKDKHIDPLELIQ; encoded by the coding sequence GTGCGTTTGGTAGTGGGTATTCTTGCAATTATAATAGGGTTAAATGCCCAAAATGTTGATAATGCGATAAAAAAAAATCAAGCCAAGATTCAAAAAAATATCAAAGAACAAGATCGGATCAGTGCCAAAATTAAGGAGCTGGGAAAGCAAATTTCTTTTCAAAACAATGAGTTGAAATCTTTGGTAGATGAGATTCAGATTTTGGAAAAAGAAATTGAGGACAATCAAGGGAAGTTTTTAGAAGAGGAAAAAGAATTTAAGCTTGCAAAAAATAGGAGTGATGAACTACACAAGCGTAATATGGATATCCAGTCCCAAATCACAAAGCTGATTGCCCAAGAGCTTGCTTTTCGCGTGATCGTGAGTGATAAACAACCTACGAGTTCTGAAGATATTGTCTTAAGTGAGCTTTTTGGTGCATTAAGTAAAAATGCCAAAACAAGCATTGCTTCGCTGACAGATGAGAAAAAAAAGATCGGAGTTGAGATACAAGAAATCTCTAAGAAGATGCAAGCTCTTCAGGGGGTGATCAAACAACAAAACCAGAGAAGGACAAAACTGCAAGAAGGTGTGAAGAGAAGTAACGTTTTGATTGCAAAGCTTGAAAAAGATTTGAAAGCATATGATGAGAGAATGAGTAAAATCGCTCAAGAAAGACGCAATTTAGATGAAATTTTGGAGCAACTCAATATTAGAAAACAAAACGAGAAGAGAAAAGATATACAAAAAAAAGATGAAGCAAAAACACAGATTGCAAAAAAAGATCGTGTCGCCCCATTGGATGTTAGAAGAATGGGAAGTTCATATCGTCAGGTTTCAACAATGCATTATCGTGGAAGAAAGACGATTGCCCCTCTTGATACTTATGCGATAGAGCAAAGGTTTGGAACATATTTTGACCCTGTGTATAAAATCAAAGTCTTTAATGAATCTGTGATTTTGTCTCCCAAAAAAGCAAACTCAAATGTTAAAAATGTGATGGATGGTAAAGTTGTCTTTGCAAAAGAAACGCCAGTGCTTAAGAAAGTTGTGATTATTGAACATGCCAATCAGATGCATACAATTTATGCCTATTTAGACAAGATTGCTCCTACAATACGCCCAGGTTTGCGAATCAAAAGAGGGTATATTATTGGAAAAGTCAATGAGCGTTTAGGTTTTGAAGTAACACAAAAAGATAAGCATATCGATCCTTTAGAGTTGATTCAATAA